Proteins found in one Mixophyes fleayi isolate aMixFle1 chromosome 8, aMixFle1.hap1, whole genome shotgun sequence genomic segment:
- the PPP4R2 gene encoding serine/threonine-protein phosphatase 4 regulatory subunit 2 isoform X1: protein MDVDLLQEALKDFEKKGKKEPCPELDQFLCHVAKTGETIVQWPQFKDYFMFKLEKVMDDFRSSAPEPRGPPNPNVEYIPFDEMKERILKIVTGFNGTPFTIQRLCELVTDPRRNYTGTDKFLRGVEKNVMVVSCIYPSSEKNNSSSLNRMNGVMFPGNSQSYTDRSNINGPGTPRPLSRPKLSLSSPMTTNGLPDGAENKDSDLLQKDKTHSDSLSPDDGSPPSTVKNKHLEEDPAEEHEVKRLKFDTEDEEEEPSDKLDSSSSQSSSDMADEAEAAPTSVDKAEESCNTEHSAEEESIMASSESAAEAPDKDTSDCLPTSEDPCEESNEMEESEQPEPHSALHPEETAEVTAATNKADTECSETEHPGTFEKSPETTTETPMENSEEASDAAEEPMEQD, encoded by the exons ATGGACGTCGACCTGCTCCAGGAGGCTTTAAAAG aTTTTgagaaaaaggggaaaaaagaaCCTTGTCCTGAACTGGATCAATTCCTTTGCCATGTGGCGAAAACCGGGGAAACCAT AGTCCAGTGGCCCCAGTTTAAAGATTACTTCATGTTTAAGCTAGAGAAGGTGATGGATGACTTCCGATCATCTGCCCCAGAGCCCAGGGGACCTCCTAACCCCAACGTGGAATACATCCCTTTTGACGAAATGAAAGAGAGAATACTCAAGATTGTTACTGGTTTTAATGG GACACCGTTTACTATTCAGCGGCTCTGTGAGCTGGTTACTGATCCCCGCAGGAATTACACGGGCACGGACAAGTTTCTGAGAGGAGTGGAAAAG AATGTCATGGTGGTCAGCTGCATATATCCCTCTTCCGA GAAAAACAATTCAAGTAGCCTAAATCGGATGAACGGTGTGATGTTTCCTGGAAACTCCCAAAGTTACACTGACAG ATCAAACATTAATGGTCCAGGGACCCCAAGACCATTGAGCAGACCGAAGCTTTCGCTCTCGAGCCCCATGACAACCAACGGTTTACCTGATGGTGCTGAAAACAAAGACTCTGATTTATTACAGAAAGACAAGACTCACAG TGACTCCCTGTCGCCCGATGATGGTTCTCCACCCAGCACTGTAAAGAACAAGCACTTGGAGGAAGATCCGGCAGAGGAGCACGAGGTGAAGAGACTGAAGTTTGACACCGAAGACGAGGAAGAGGAGCCCTCTGACAAGCTGGACTCCTCATCCAGCCAGTCTTCCAGCGACATGGCCGACGAGGCGGAAGCTGCACCGACGAGTGTGGATAAAGCAGAAGAGAGCTGTAATACGGAGCACTCTGCGGAAGAAG AGTCTATAATGGCATCCAGCGAATCTGCGGCTGAAGCACCAGACAAGGACACCAGCGACTGCTTACCCACCAGCGAGGACCCCTGTGAGGAATCCAATGAAATGGAGGAATCGGAACAGCCCGAACCGCACAGCGCTTTACACCCCGAGGAGACAGCAGAGGTCACGGCCGCCACAAACAAAGCCGACACGGAGTGCAGTGAAACGGAGCACCCGGGAACTTTTGAGAAGTCCCCCGAAACCACCACCGAGACCCCTATGGAAAACAGTGAGGAAGCCTCAGATGCAGCAGAGGAACCTATGGAACAAGACTAA
- the PPP4R2 gene encoding serine/threonine-protein phosphatase 4 regulatory subunit 2 isoform X2: MFKLEKVMDDFRSSAPEPRGPPNPNVEYIPFDEMKERILKIVTGFNGTPFTIQRLCELVTDPRRNYTGTDKFLRGVEKNVMVVSCIYPSSEKNNSSSLNRMNGVMFPGNSQSYTDRSNINGPGTPRPLSRPKLSLSSPMTTNGLPDGAENKDSDLLQKDKTHSDSLSPDDGSPPSTVKNKHLEEDPAEEHEVKRLKFDTEDEEEEPSDKLDSSSSQSSSDMADEAEAAPTSVDKAEESCNTEHSAEEESIMASSESAAEAPDKDTSDCLPTSEDPCEESNEMEESEQPEPHSALHPEETAEVTAATNKADTECSETEHPGTFEKSPETTTETPMENSEEASDAAEEPMEQD; encoded by the exons ATGTTTAAGCTAGAGAAGGTGATGGATGACTTCCGATCATCTGCCCCAGAGCCCAGGGGACCTCCTAACCCCAACGTGGAATACATCCCTTTTGACGAAATGAAAGAGAGAATACTCAAGATTGTTACTGGTTTTAATGG GACACCGTTTACTATTCAGCGGCTCTGTGAGCTGGTTACTGATCCCCGCAGGAATTACACGGGCACGGACAAGTTTCTGAGAGGAGTGGAAAAG AATGTCATGGTGGTCAGCTGCATATATCCCTCTTCCGA GAAAAACAATTCAAGTAGCCTAAATCGGATGAACGGTGTGATGTTTCCTGGAAACTCCCAAAGTTACACTGACAG ATCAAACATTAATGGTCCAGGGACCCCAAGACCATTGAGCAGACCGAAGCTTTCGCTCTCGAGCCCCATGACAACCAACGGTTTACCTGATGGTGCTGAAAACAAAGACTCTGATTTATTACAGAAAGACAAGACTCACAG TGACTCCCTGTCGCCCGATGATGGTTCTCCACCCAGCACTGTAAAGAACAAGCACTTGGAGGAAGATCCGGCAGAGGAGCACGAGGTGAAGAGACTGAAGTTTGACACCGAAGACGAGGAAGAGGAGCCCTCTGACAAGCTGGACTCCTCATCCAGCCAGTCTTCCAGCGACATGGCCGACGAGGCGGAAGCTGCACCGACGAGTGTGGATAAAGCAGAAGAGAGCTGTAATACGGAGCACTCTGCGGAAGAAG AGTCTATAATGGCATCCAGCGAATCTGCGGCTGAAGCACCAGACAAGGACACCAGCGACTGCTTACCCACCAGCGAGGACCCCTGTGAGGAATCCAATGAAATGGAGGAATCGGAACAGCCCGAACCGCACAGCGCTTTACACCCCGAGGAGACAGCAGAGGTCACGGCCGCCACAAACAAAGCCGACACGGAGTGCAGTGAAACGGAGCACCCGGGAACTTTTGAGAAGTCCCCCGAAACCACCACCGAGACCCCTATGGAAAACAGTGAGGAAGCCTCAGATGCAGCAGAGGAACCTATGGAACAAGACTAA